In Triticum aestivum cultivar Chinese Spring chromosome 5B, IWGSC CS RefSeq v2.1, whole genome shotgun sequence, the following proteins share a genomic window:
- the LOC100037634 gene encoding LOW QUALITY PROTEIN: dehydration-responsive element-binding protein 1B (The sequence of the model RefSeq protein was modified relative to this genomic sequence to represent the inferred CDS: inserted 1 base in 1 codon), with amino-acid sequence MDVADAASPSGQEQQGHRTVSSEPPKRPAGRTKVHETRHPLYRGVRQRGRVGQWVCEVRVAGVKGSRLWLGTFTTAEMAARAHDTAVLALSGRAACLNFADSAWRMLPVLAAGSFGFGSAREIKAAVAVAVVAFQKEQIIPVAVAVVAIQKQQIIPVAVAVVAIQKQQIIPXAVVALQKQQIPVAVALVALQEQQVPVAVAVVALHRQQVPVACPGTSGPGSALFYMSSSDLLELDEEQWFGGMEAGSYYASLAQGMLVAPPGERARTEDGEQSGVQTPLWSHLFT; translated from the exons ATGGACGTCGCCGACGCCGCCTCCCCGTCTGGCCAGGAGCAGCAGGGGCACAGGACGGTGTCGTCTGAGCCGCCGAAGCGACCCGCGGGGCGGACCAAGGTACATGAGACGCGCCACCCGCTGTACCGCGGCGTGCGGCAGCGGGGCCGGGTCGGGCAGTGGGTGTGCGAGGTGCGCGTGGCCGGGGTGAAGGGCTCCAGGCTCTGGCTCGGCACCTTCACCACCGCCGAGATGGCGGCGCGCGCGCACGACACCGCCGTGCTCGCGCTCTCCGGCCGGGCTGCCTGCCTCAACTTCGCCGACTCCGCCTGGCGCATGCTGCCCGTGCTCGCGGCCGGGTCTTTCGGCTTCGGCAGCGCGCGCGAGATCaaggccgccgtcgccgtcgccgtcgtggcTTTCCAGAAGGAGCAGATTATCCCAGTCGCCGTCGCCGTGGTGGCGATCCAGAAGCAGCAGATTATCCCAGTCGCTGTCGCCGTCGTGGCGATCCAGAAGCAGCAGATTATCC TCGCCGTCGTGGCGCTCCAGAAGCAGCAGATTCCAGTGGCCGTCGCCCTCGTGGCGCTCCAGGAACAGCAGGTCccagtcgccgtcgccgtcgtggcGCTTCATCGGCAGCAGGTTCCAGTCGCGTGCCCGGGAACCTCCGGCCCGGGCAGCGCTCTGTTTTACATGTCGTCCAGCGACTTGTTGGAGCTCGACGAGGAGCAGTGGTTTGGCGGCATGGAGGCCGGGTCGTACTACGCGAGCTTGGCGCAGGGGATGCTCGTGGCACCGCCGGGCGAAAGAGCGAGGACGGAGGACGGCGAGCAGAGCGGCGTCCAGACGCCGCTATGGAGCCACTTGTTCACCTAA